The genomic DNA CCCGTACGTGTTGCACCTGAGGGCCGCGCTGGCGGAGTTCGGACGCGAATGCGCGCGTCGGGGCGTGGCGTTCGTGGGCATCAACGCCAATGATGTTGCGCGGTATGCGGAGGATCGTCCCGAGCGAATGGCCGAGTTTACCCGCACCTCCGGCTGGACCTTCCCCTACCTGTTCGATGAGTCGCAGGAGGTGGCGCGCGCCTACAAGGCGGCCTGCACTCCGGACTTTTTTCTTTTCAACCCTTCCCGCGAGCTCGCGTATCGGGGTCAGTTTGACGACTCGCGGCCGGGGAATGGGCGTCCGATCACCGGTGCCAATCTGCGCGCGGCGCTTGAGGATGTGCTTGCCGGACGTCCGGTCTCCGGGCCCCAACTGCCCAGCCTGGGCTGCAACATCAAGTGGAAGCCCGGAGCGGAGCCCGCGTATGCGCAACCCTAGAGATCTTCAAGGTCCCAAGTTGATGAAGGCACTCCTCTACTCCTCGCTGGCCGGGTTGCTCTTGCTGCCGGCAGGCGCCGCCTCGCTGCAAATCATCAATGCCACCCTGCACACCGCTGCGGGACCTGTGCTTACCAACGCCTGCCTGCGGGTCCGCGACGGCAAACTGGCCTCCGTCGGTGGCGACCCTGGTCCCGCAGACCGCACGCTGGACCTTCAGGGACTCCACCTCTTCCCGGGTTTGATCGCCCCGACAACGATCCTGGGACTCCAGGAGATTGACGCGGTCCGGGCCACCCGC from Verrucomicrobiia bacterium includes the following:
- a CDS encoding thioredoxin family protein is translated as MALTPSTMLPLGTPAPAFRLPEPATGRQVSLTDFSVAPAMVVSFLCNHCPYVLHLRAALAEFGRECARRGVAFVGINANDVARYAEDRPERMAEFTRTSGWTFPYLFDESQEVARAYKAACTPDFFLFNPSRELAYRGQFDDSRPGNGRPITGANLRAALEDVLAGRPVSGPQLPSLGCNIKWKPGAEPAYAQP